From Desulfatiglans anilini DSM 4660, one genomic window encodes:
- a CDS encoding cytochrome c, whose translation MTKDVWLKRVALVVLMTILTAISSATWAEENDSAVKALSLRNIMQELSNNMQIVTDAISREDWEQVAGTAPQIANHPQPPIAEKMRILGFAGSNVSNFKSFDKQTHQAAKELEEIAMRKDGKGVIAQFATLQKSCLACHQSFRKTFKEHFYGK comes from the coding sequence ATGACAAAAGACGTCTGGCTTAAACGAGTCGCATTGGTTGTGCTCATGACTATTTTAACCGCAATCAGTTCTGCAACGTGGGCCGAAGAGAACGATAGTGCAGTCAAAGCGCTCTCGCTGAGAAATATCATGCAGGAATTGAGCAATAACATGCAGATAGTGACTGATGCCATTTCCAGAGAGGACTGGGAACAGGTGGCGGGAACTGCGCCGCAGATTGCCAATCATCCACAGCCGCCGATAGCAGAGAAGATGCGCATTTTAGGTTTTGCAGGTTCCAATGTGAGCAACTTCAAAAGTTTTGACAAGCAGACACATCAAGCCGCAAAGGAATTAGAAGAAATCGCCATGAGAAAAGACGGTAAAGGGGTGATAGCACAGTTCGCAACACTCCAAAAAAGTTGTCTCGCTTGTCACCAGAGTTTTAGAAAAACCTTCAAGGAGCATTTTTATGGGAAATAA
- a CDS encoding ABC transporter ATP-binding protein — MTAKGIRIQGLKKRYGSGDTAVDALKTVDMHVAPGEVVGLIGPSGSGKTTLLKCLGAVIEPTAGKMILGDDVIYDDGWKVKDLRALRRDRIGFVFQAPYLIPFLDVTDNVALLPMLAGMPNAEARKRAIGLFKALDVEHRAKAMPSQLSGGEQQRVAIARGLVNRPPVILADEPTAPLDSERALAVIRILNDMAKKFETAIIVVTHDEKIIPTFKRIYHIRDGVTYEEEGEGRGFE; from the coding sequence ATGACTGCTAAAGGTATTCGTATCCAGGGGTTAAAAAAACGTTATGGAAGTGGCGATACCGCCGTTGATGCCCTAAAGACCGTCGACATGCACGTTGCGCCGGGCGAGGTCGTTGGACTGATAGGTCCTTCTGGATCTGGCAAAACCACGCTCCTTAAATGTTTGGGAGCGGTGATCGAGCCGACCGCCGGAAAAATGATACTCGGAGATGACGTCATTTATGATGATGGCTGGAAGGTCAAAGATCTTCGTGCCTTGCGGCGGGACCGGATAGGCTTTGTATTCCAAGCACCTTATCTGATTCCTTTCCTCGATGTCACCGACAACGTAGCCCTTCTGCCCATGCTGGCGGGAATGCCAAATGCCGAGGCGCGTAAACGGGCAATAGGATTGTTTAAAGCGCTTGATGTGGAGCATCGCGCCAAGGCCATGCCATCTCAACTCTCTGGTGGAGAACAGCAACGAGTGGCTATTGCACGTGGCTTGGTGAATCGTCCCCCGGTAATACTGGCCGATGAACCGACCGCTCCGCTTGATAGTGAGCGCGCCCTGGCCGTAATCCGGATCTTGAACGATATGGCCAAAAAATTCGAGACCGCCATTATTGTCGTCACCCACGATGAAAAAATCATTCCCACCTTCAAACGCATATATCACATCCGTGACGGGGTAACCTATGAAGAAGAAGGCGAAGGACGTGGTTTCGAATGA
- a CDS encoding DNA adenine methylase, with protein MELFATDLERLAFLLEADAALTLDPDTLGSEAAEQSAPEELPPEKRPKYITNYIGSKQKLVDWIWKHTPEGVGTVLDAFSGSAVVAYMYKTKGLQVIANDRLRYCHHAAKAIIENNSVRLSEDEIEALLADTAKAGSFVQDNFKGIFFAKGVHALIDTIRANCDKLSGFKKDIALFGLGKTCMSGKGGFGHFSSSTDYGRRQDTPDEFKDRLRKNLQRINALVFDNDKENKAYRQDINDLLPKAKADLAYFDPPYATEFSTTNYERAYHFVEGLMTYWEGLEIKADTKVKYYETDHKTVTKANASEFFQTFLGNAKHIPHWLISYRDHAYPNEQEMKRIIGSFGKQSRMKSKDHHYAITSKHGEASNAKERLFVCAPGAKASAEREEKPVPMAAAANFHTSIPVDIRLGDGERLATEAMDVGSAGDPQFSFVLCRTGTNKNGDHFTAEELSGRHMTAVNKKVDLQHSQEFNDIVGGIVAADYLEDDNGGRVECVGELYVHDTPAARLAYKLMKRGIISQVSMECDYQEGECSVCHKRFQNKADYCTHLRKFKGRDFNGQPVFEILHGVTFTGLGLLDRKGADENARILQVASLQSQPDQSQPEGDSTMEDKTKPTDDQAVEAAKKKPAQQEGDPARVTDLEKENRQLKAQVAELQKRVQELEAEQKAAACRSRAKKLLTRLEKQGLSFASEEDREAELKRLAELSDEAFAATEAAYERLPKSAKADKDKEEKPADSDQGGKPAAKASTETPLRSDAGVRPHDVDDRKVSLEDRLRDGFMAAYRNRVGEDSPEHSQINA; from the coding sequence ATGGAACTGTTCGCCACAGACCTGGAAAGGCTGGCGTTTCTACTGGAGGCCGATGCGGCGCTGACTCTCGATCCCGACACGCTCGGGTCCGAGGCCGCCGAACAGTCCGCTCCTGAAGAGCTCCCTCCCGAGAAACGCCCCAAGTACATCACCAACTACATCGGCAGTAAGCAGAAGCTCGTCGACTGGATCTGGAAGCATACTCCGGAAGGCGTTGGCACCGTGCTGGATGCCTTTTCGGGGTCTGCGGTCGTGGCCTACATGTACAAGACCAAGGGCCTCCAGGTCATCGCCAACGACCGGCTCCGCTACTGCCACCACGCCGCCAAGGCGATCATCGAGAACAACTCGGTTCGCCTGAGCGAGGACGAGATCGAAGCGCTTCTGGCCGACACCGCCAAAGCGGGCAGCTTCGTTCAGGACAACTTCAAGGGCATCTTCTTCGCCAAGGGTGTCCATGCACTGATCGACACTATCCGCGCCAACTGCGACAAGCTCTCCGGCTTCAAGAAAGACATCGCCCTGTTCGGCCTCGGCAAGACCTGCATGAGCGGCAAGGGTGGCTTCGGCCACTTCTCGTCGTCCACCGATTATGGCCGCCGCCAGGATACCCCCGACGAGTTCAAGGATCGTCTGCGCAAGAACCTGCAGCGCATCAACGCCCTGGTCTTCGACAACGACAAGGAGAACAAGGCGTACCGGCAGGACATCAACGACCTGCTGCCGAAAGCCAAGGCGGATCTGGCCTACTTCGATCCGCCCTACGCCACCGAGTTCTCGACCACCAACTACGAGCGGGCCTACCACTTCGTGGAGGGGCTCATGACCTATTGGGAAGGGCTCGAAATCAAGGCCGACACCAAGGTCAAGTATTACGAGACCGACCACAAGACCGTCACCAAGGCCAACGCCAGCGAGTTCTTCCAGACCTTTCTCGGCAACGCCAAGCACATTCCGCACTGGCTGATCTCCTACCGCGATCACGCCTATCCCAACGAGCAGGAGATGAAGCGGATCATCGGCTCCTTCGGCAAACAGAGCCGGATGAAGTCCAAGGATCACCACTACGCCATCACCTCCAAGCACGGCGAGGCTTCCAACGCCAAGGAGCGTCTGTTCGTCTGCGCTCCCGGGGCCAAGGCCAGCGCCGAGCGGGAGGAGAAACCCGTTCCGATGGCCGCCGCCGCGAACTTCCACACAAGCATCCCCGTGGACATCCGACTGGGCGATGGTGAACGCCTCGCGACCGAGGCCATGGATGTCGGCTCGGCGGGCGACCCCCAGTTCAGTTTCGTGCTCTGCCGCACCGGCACCAACAAGAACGGCGACCACTTCACCGCCGAGGAGTTGTCCGGTCGGCACATGACGGCCGTGAACAAGAAGGTCGATCTGCAGCATTCGCAGGAGTTCAACGACATCGTGGGCGGCATCGTCGCCGCCGACTACCTGGAGGACGACAACGGCGGCCGCGTGGAATGCGTCGGCGAGCTGTACGTCCACGACACCCCGGCCGCCCGGCTGGCCTACAAACTGATGAAGCGCGGGATCATCTCCCAGGTCTCCATGGAGTGCGACTACCAGGAGGGCGAATGCTCGGTCTGCCACAAGCGCTTCCAGAACAAGGCCGACTACTGCACCCACCTGCGCAAATTCAAAGGCCGTGATTTCAACGGCCAACCCGTTTTCGAGATTCTGCACGGCGTCACTTTCACCGGACTGGGACTGCTCGACCGCAAAGGCGCGGACGAGAACGCCAGGATTCTGCAGGTGGCGTCCCTTCAGAGCCAGCCCGACCAATCCCAACCCGAAGGAGATTCCACGATGGAAGACAAAACCAAACCCACCGATGACCAGGCCGTCGAAGCGGCCAAGAAGAAACCGGCCCAGCAGGAAGGCGATCCTGCCCGCGTTACCGACCTGGAAAAGGAAAACCGGCAGCTCAAGGCCCAGGTCGCCGAGCTGCAGAAACGCGTCCAGGAACTGGAAGCCGAACAAAAGGCGGCCGCCTGCCGCTCCCGGGCCAAGAAGCTGCTCACCCGGCTGGAGAAGCAGGGACTCTCCTTCGCGTCCGAGGAGGACCGGGAAGCCGAACTGAAACGCCTGGCCGAACTGTCCGACGAAGCCTTCGCCGCCACCGAGGCTGCTTACGAGCGCCTGCCCAAATCGGCAAAAGCGGACAAGGACAAGGAAGAGAAACCCGCCGACAGCGACCAGGGCGGCAAGCCCGCCGCCAAGGCATCGACGGAAACCCCGCTGCGCAGCGACGCCGGTGTCCGGCCCCACGATGTGGACGACCGCAAGGTGTCGCTCGAGGACCGTCTGCGCGACGGGTTCATGGCCGCTTACCGCAACCGTGTCGGCGAGGACTCTCCCGAACACTCGCAAATCAACGCATAA
- a CDS encoding minor capsid protein — MPSDLKQRIQAATLKSLTARNRYNDQVTAQLTQALKQAEDEVARAILQYRSLGSLPDNKLAALKGLEKLQLELDDTMKRLKREQTLVFRKTTKDSFKLGIQQGIGELADAALPFYADLKPEGIDKLATKVFTIVDTNALDFMAQYNLTLAGDVHRELADGIKRTILNGVATGKGADDIVRDMGKVIIDKDSFRQAGSRVFSKAQYRMEMIARTEVLRAHNMGRLKFHERVGIQKLEWLAMEDERMCPVCGGLDGKTFPIDKFPQQPAHPHCRCTNIVAWPMTVCGSEMATKAAAQASQGDACILPPHVLEGMADAQAKENAKLKSAFETGDIADLGSLTVKQLQTLAKQNGVAIARTKADFIKLLDLAEPGIDHGDLAGAALSAKLKEHKIGLLRTKEELVELLGLKQAELKQAKLLAAQMAKIPPAEGLEGMTAQQLKEMAKENGISLNMTKQETIELLDKLEPGVDHSGLMGKELAAAKQKHGIGILKNKQQLVEALQKKAGADMAESVKKKAVDEAKQKLILKQKTALEDAAKAVVVPDTPTGYKDFLDAIAKAEQAVSGGTDLPQELLVAHSKEIALKKQLFQDQVGKLKSAELKTLAKETKVQYWQWANKDELTTLFTETDPAKIKAVQASIDTKHAAWAEKHGGKKKTAPAKPATPKKEPPKPAPQPSPVKPPEPKIGKKGAEFATVDTAWKQKGLPSKFKKTGKAAVGGAHEKEFWTDENGDKWLFKPIGRKDDEFIAFGEEAAYKIGRLIDPHSIEVRTIQLNGRTGSIQKWRTDLRDDFDFRNILPQDLTTIELEQIQREHVVDWLIANHDGHSKQFIRARDGRVYGIDKGQAFKFLGQDKLSLDYHPNGVCGEEEPFYNKVFRAAKEGKVRVDPNATLRYIQEVEKIADEDYLDLLRPYAEGRFAKDPARLRHFYDQALERKHNLRRDFEGYYADVLGDRGFRFDKLSTATGKKKLLSSTEEALVEEARKLGWQGKTLPFDSGDVEDQNALIFTESFKGKKRTVVKMKIRPDTDRRIDEVLRRYVQTAAGEKGQPLVEDSFFPTILDAVKNVNFHVGDGKYNRTKIDKALRLRKKLETLQKSADPKVKEMADHYLKWVKEIEESVDWDRATNGVFEQYLPKLDAQKPKEKPPFKVERGKVTHTKRRIGSGTITVEADDIDNRALFNHNSRMQDGHQYTVTFEDGTRVRYRPWSDTNLYAQRGELEMILDGDATPGRVEAMLEKLEQLGIDTRVATAENAEQMYLEKLAYIRKTDKSADYKRLQKSLDDRNATTTERVQALRGYWQKELGVQDITQLSGYNPLGEYQAGFLDRDAKGGYRHQFRFDITEEDLEKQMKGYSLVHDLTNGESMSGFIDLIMENNGAMVSTVEKMRMGVAPGGMSPVADMQTGGASYFFTRIKKQPASDASPALYFKKQMLRRMDAISYDHDAYGKVIDDYVQRNRGASIDDWKRFSQRHGNETIFKYSVTLLDNIEFIVARSDNERREIIQSFTRRGIKKLPDGRKVEDIVHTPQRWSKRKQ, encoded by the coding sequence ATGCCGTCGGACCTCAAGCAGCGCATCCAAGCGGCCACACTGAAGAGTCTGACGGCCCGCAACCGCTACAACGACCAGGTCACGGCCCAGCTCACCCAGGCGCTCAAACAGGCCGAAGACGAGGTCGCCCGCGCCATCCTCCAGTACCGCTCCCTCGGCTCCCTGCCGGACAACAAGCTCGCCGCCCTCAAAGGGCTGGAAAAGCTCCAGCTCGAACTCGACGACACCATGAAACGGCTCAAGCGGGAGCAGACCCTGGTCTTTCGCAAGACAACCAAGGACTCCTTCAAGCTCGGCATCCAGCAGGGAATCGGCGAACTCGCCGACGCGGCGCTGCCGTTCTACGCCGACCTCAAACCCGAAGGCATCGACAAGCTGGCCACTAAGGTGTTCACCATCGTCGACACCAATGCCCTCGACTTCATGGCGCAGTACAACCTCACACTCGCCGGTGACGTTCACCGCGAACTCGCAGACGGCATCAAGCGCACCATCCTGAACGGCGTCGCCACGGGCAAGGGAGCCGACGACATCGTCCGGGATATGGGCAAGGTGATCATCGACAAGGACTCCTTTCGCCAGGCCGGAAGCCGGGTGTTCAGCAAGGCTCAGTACCGCATGGAGATGATCGCCCGCACCGAGGTCCTCCGCGCCCACAACATGGGCAGGCTCAAATTCCACGAGCGGGTCGGCATCCAGAAACTGGAATGGCTGGCCATGGAGGATGAGCGCATGTGCCCGGTCTGCGGCGGCCTGGACGGCAAGACCTTTCCCATCGACAAGTTCCCCCAGCAACCCGCGCATCCGCACTGCCGCTGTACCAACATCGTGGCCTGGCCGATGACCGTCTGCGGTAGCGAGATGGCAACCAAGGCCGCCGCCCAGGCATCGCAGGGGGACGCCTGCATTCTACCGCCCCATGTGCTGGAAGGCATGGCCGACGCCCAGGCCAAGGAGAACGCCAAGCTCAAGAGCGCCTTTGAAACCGGCGACATCGCCGACCTCGGTTCGCTGACGGTCAAACAGCTCCAGACCCTGGCGAAACAGAACGGCGTGGCCATTGCCCGGACCAAGGCCGATTTCATCAAGCTGCTCGATCTGGCCGAACCGGGGATCGATCACGGTGACCTGGCCGGAGCGGCGCTCAGCGCCAAGCTCAAGGAACACAAGATCGGTCTGCTGCGGACCAAGGAAGAACTGGTCGAGCTGCTGGGACTGAAGCAGGCGGAACTCAAACAGGCCAAGCTGCTCGCCGCCCAGATGGCGAAGATCCCGCCCGCCGAGGGGCTGGAAGGCATGACCGCCCAGCAGCTCAAGGAGATGGCGAAGGAGAACGGCATCTCCCTCAACATGACCAAACAGGAGACCATCGAGCTACTGGACAAGCTGGAACCCGGCGTGGACCACAGCGGCCTGATGGGCAAGGAACTCGCGGCGGCCAAACAGAAGCACGGCATTGGCATCCTCAAGAACAAGCAGCAGCTCGTCGAGGCGCTGCAGAAGAAGGCCGGTGCCGACATGGCCGAGTCGGTCAAGAAAAAGGCGGTCGACGAGGCCAAGCAGAAGCTGATCCTGAAACAGAAAACGGCCCTCGAAGACGCCGCCAAGGCCGTCGTCGTTCCCGACACACCGACCGGCTACAAGGATTTTCTCGACGCGATTGCCAAGGCGGAACAGGCGGTTTCCGGCGGCACCGATCTGCCCCAGGAACTGCTTGTGGCCCACAGCAAGGAAATCGCCCTCAAAAAACAGCTCTTCCAAGATCAGGTCGGCAAACTGAAATCGGCGGAGCTCAAGACGCTCGCCAAGGAGACCAAGGTCCAGTATTGGCAGTGGGCCAACAAAGACGAGCTAACCACGCTCTTCACCGAGACCGATCCCGCGAAAATCAAAGCGGTTCAGGCCAGCATCGACACCAAGCACGCAGCCTGGGCCGAAAAACATGGCGGCAAGAAGAAAACCGCACCGGCCAAGCCCGCCACGCCGAAGAAAGAGCCACCGAAACCGGCTCCACAACCGAGCCCGGTCAAGCCACCCGAGCCCAAGATCGGCAAGAAAGGCGCGGAGTTCGCCACCGTCGATACCGCGTGGAAGCAGAAGGGTCTGCCTTCGAAGTTCAAAAAAACCGGCAAGGCCGCTGTCGGCGGCGCGCACGAAAAGGAGTTCTGGACCGATGAAAACGGTGACAAATGGCTGTTCAAGCCCATTGGCCGCAAGGACGATGAGTTCATCGCCTTCGGAGAGGAAGCCGCCTACAAGATCGGTCGTCTGATCGACCCCCATTCCATCGAGGTGCGCACCATCCAATTGAACGGCCGCACCGGCTCCATCCAGAAATGGCGCACCGATCTGCGGGACGACTTCGATTTTCGCAACATCCTGCCCCAGGATCTGACCACCATCGAACTGGAGCAGATCCAGCGCGAGCATGTGGTCGACTGGCTGATCGCCAATCACGACGGACATTCCAAGCAGTTCATCCGTGCCCGGGACGGTCGCGTCTACGGCATCGACAAAGGCCAGGCATTCAAGTTTCTGGGCCAGGACAAGCTCTCGCTCGATTATCACCCCAACGGCGTCTGCGGCGAGGAAGAGCCGTTTTACAACAAGGTCTTCCGGGCGGCCAAGGAAGGGAAGGTGCGGGTCGATCCGAACGCGACCCTTCGCTACATCCAGGAGGTCGAAAAGATCGCCGACGAGGATTACCTCGATCTGTTGCGACCCTACGCCGAGGGACGGTTCGCCAAGGACCCGGCCAGGCTGCGGCATTTCTACGATCAGGCCCTGGAGCGGAAACACAATCTCCGGCGGGACTTCGAGGGTTATTACGCCGATGTGCTGGGGGATCGGGGCTTCCGTTTTGACAAGCTGAGTACCGCCACCGGCAAGAAAAAGCTGCTCTCCTCAACAGAGGAAGCCCTGGTCGAGGAGGCCCGCAAGCTCGGCTGGCAGGGCAAGACGCTGCCCTTCGACAGCGGCGACGTGGAAGACCAGAACGCGCTGATCTTCACCGAGAGCTTCAAGGGGAAGAAGCGCACCGTGGTCAAGATGAAGATCCGGCCGGACACCGACCGCCGCATCGACGAGGTGCTGCGCAGGTATGTGCAGACGGCGGCCGGGGAAAAGGGACAACCGCTGGTCGAAGACAGCTTCTTTCCGACGATTCTGGACGCCGTCAAAAACGTCAACTTCCACGTGGGCGACGGCAAGTACAACCGGACCAAGATCGACAAGGCCCTGCGCCTGCGCAAGAAACTGGAGACCCTGCAAAAGAGCGCCGACCCCAAGGTCAAGGAGATGGCGGACCACTATCTGAAATGGGTCAAGGAGATCGAAGAGTCCGTCGACTGGGACCGGGCCACCAACGGCGTTTTCGAGCAGTATCTGCCCAAGCTCGACGCGCAGAAACCCAAGGAAAAACCGCCGTTCAAGGTGGAACGTGGCAAGGTGACCCACACCAAGCGCAGGATCGGTTCCGGCACCATCACTGTAGAGGCCGACGACATCGACAATCGGGCGCTGTTCAATCACAACTCCCGCATGCAGGACGGACACCAGTACACCGTCACCTTCGAGGACGGCACCCGGGTCCGCTATCGCCCCTGGTCGGACACCAACCTCTATGCCCAGCGCGGCGAGCTGGAAATGATCCTGGATGGCGACGCCACTCCCGGACGGGTCGAGGCGATGCTGGAAAAGCTCGAACAGCTTGGGATCGACACCCGGGTGGCCACGGCGGAAAACGCGGAGCAGATGTACCTCGAAAAGCTTGCCTACATCCGCAAGACCGACAAGAGCGCCGATTACAAACGGCTGCAGAAATCCCTCGATGACCGCAACGCCACCACCACCGAGCGGGTCCAGGCCCTGCGCGGCTATTGGCAAAAGGAACTGGGTGTCCAGGACATCACCCAGCTTTCCGGATACAACCCGCTGGGCGAATACCAGGCGGGCTTTCTGGACCGCGACGCCAAGGGCGGATACCGGCACCAGTTCCGGTTCGACATCACCGAGGAGGACCTGGAAAAACAGATGAAGGGCTATTCGCTGGTCCACGATCTGACCAACGGTGAGAGCATGTCCGGCTTCATCGACTTGATCATGGAGAACAACGGAGCCATGGTCAGCACGGTCGAGAAGATGCGCATGGGCGTGGCTCCGGGCGGAATGTCCCCGGTGGCCGACATGCAGACCGGCGGCGCGAGCTATTTCTTCACCCGAATCAAGAAGCAACCGGCCAGCGACGCCTCACCGGCCCTTTACTTCAAGAAACAGATGCTGCGGCGCATGGACGCCATCAGCTATGACCATGACGCCTACGGCAAGGTGATCGACGACTACGTGCAGCGCAACCGGGGAGCCAGCATCGATGATTGGAAGCGGTTCTCGCAGCGCCATGGCAACGAGACCATCTTCAAATACTCGGTGACGCTGCTGGACAACATCGAATTCATCGTCGCCAGAAGCGACAACGAACGCCGGGAGATCATCCAGAGTTTCACCCGGCGCGGCATCAAGAAACTGCCCGACGGGCGCAAGGTGGAGGACATCGTCCATACCCCGCAAAGATGGAGCAAACGCAAACAATGA
- a CDS encoding efflux transporter outer membrane subunit: MGNNNMVVHYALIGMCLLTLTGCAVGPDFQRPAPPDVIGYTPTPLATSLNSSPTTLGDPQNIIKAERLTKHWWRAMGADKLDMLISEALERNPTLMAAEATLRQAQELYAARAGSTLYPQLEGNLGGQRQRFNPGTLGQTGEAREFSLYNAGVGVRYTFDLAGGNRRALEALAARSDYQQFQLEGARLTLVANIVTTAITQASLKRQTEIIENILKSQENQLELTRERIRLGHGEPDDALALQTQLEQTRAKLPPLRYQLQQNEHFLAVLVGKAPGESLLPSFTLEDFTLPPELPLLIPSELVRARPDILGAEALLHASNAEYGVAISKLYPQLNLSADLGSQALTTGALFGGGSAVWSLVGQLTQPLFNPGLPAEKRAALAAFDAAAANYQSVVLEALRNVADVLRALENDSKRLEALSAADSTSGKSLESTQRRYKLGTVSYYDLLIAQQQRLQTELDLTEGQAKRLVNTAAFYQAMGGGLNGITGSAGDVSEAQSAERIASR, encoded by the coding sequence ATGGGAAATAATAATATGGTTGTTCATTATGCTCTGATAGGAATGTGTCTTCTGACGTTGACAGGATGTGCTGTTGGGCCTGACTTCCAGCGCCCGGCACCCCCTGATGTGATTGGTTATACTCCCACCCCGCTGGCTACAAGTTTGAATTCCTCCCCCACCACGCTGGGTGATCCACAAAACATTATTAAGGCAGAACGACTAACAAAACATTGGTGGCGAGCGATGGGTGCCGACAAACTAGACATGCTCATCAGCGAGGCCCTGGAACGTAATCCAACCCTGATGGCGGCAGAGGCTACTTTGCGTCAGGCTCAGGAACTTTACGCGGCGAGGGCTGGTTCGACGCTTTATCCACAATTAGAGGGCAACTTGGGTGGCCAGCGCCAACGCTTCAATCCTGGAACATTAGGACAAACCGGAGAAGCACGGGAATTCAGTCTCTACAACGCTGGCGTGGGTGTTCGCTATACATTTGATCTGGCCGGGGGCAATCGTAGGGCGTTGGAAGCTCTGGCTGCCCGGAGCGATTATCAGCAGTTTCAATTGGAAGGTGCTCGTTTGACATTGGTGGCAAATATCGTCACAACGGCCATCACTCAGGCAAGCCTGAAAAGGCAGACTGAAATTATAGAAAACATCTTGAAGTCGCAGGAAAACCAACTCGAACTAACCCGGGAACGCATTCGTCTTGGTCATGGAGAACCGGACGATGCGTTAGCCCTGCAGACACAGTTGGAGCAAACGCGCGCCAAACTGCCGCCGTTACGTTATCAACTTCAACAAAACGAACATTTTTTGGCCGTTCTTGTGGGTAAAGCTCCAGGAGAGAGTTTGTTGCCGTCGTTTACCTTGGAGGATTTCACCTTGCCGCCGGAGTTGCCATTGTTAATCCCCTCTGAACTGGTGCGTGCAAGGCCGGATATTCTCGGTGCTGAAGCGTTGCTGCACGCCTCTAATGCAGAATACGGGGTCGCAATATCGAAACTATATCCCCAACTCAACCTTAGTGCCGATCTTGGATCGCAGGCACTGACGACCGGTGCGTTGTTCGGCGGTGGTTCTGCTGTTTGGAGTCTGGTGGGGCAGCTGACACAACCCCTGTTCAATCCAGGCTTGCCCGCTGAAAAGAGAGCAGCTCTCGCCGCTTTCGATGCGGCTGCGGCAAACTACCAGTCCGTTGTTCTGGAAGCTCTTCGCAACGTAGCTGATGTACTGAGGGCATTGGAGAATGATTCAAAAAGGCTGGAGGCTCTTTCTGCCGCTGATTCCACTTCAGGGAAGTCCCTAGAGTCGACACAGCGCCGGTATAAGCTTGGAACTGTAAGCTATTACGATCTGCTTATCGCACAGCAGCAACGGCTTCAAACCGAACTCGATCTGACAGAAGGCCAGGCAAAACGCCTGGTCAACACTGCCGCGTTTTACCAGGCGATGGGCGGCGGATTAAATGGCATTACCGGAAGCGCTGGCGATGTGTCGGAGGCTCAAAGCGCGGAGCGGATCGCCTCGCGATAG
- a CDS encoding HK97-fold major capsid protein codes for MKTNQLKIHSQEYMETMARLMSEALESPEGMRALAAAIAAPIEQEIKRKEISSLLLTKHTLPKGERPVYQKKPTVKAHWISKDGDAQEQEVGKDEVEFPTNRIHSNPMVDVSVLKNGNIGTLMDIQTSAADAIRKEMDRRTISVLSSAIPAANTIEVTGDLLTEDALNEAISIIEDLELSVKYIVMRGRRFNDMRGWNLDPQTKLELRQKGVIKNYGTGGILLTASMPLDEIIIVPDEEVGKMPVRENLKTESIDQKTRFKTGWLVWSEIGQGITRPDIMAKVKLVP; via the coding sequence ATGAAAACCAATCAGTTGAAGATCCACTCCCAGGAGTACATGGAAACCATGGCGCGGCTCATGAGCGAGGCTCTCGAGTCGCCCGAAGGCATGCGGGCGCTTGCCGCCGCCATCGCCGCGCCCATCGAACAGGAGATCAAGCGCAAGGAGATCTCCTCGCTGCTGCTCACCAAGCACACGTTGCCCAAGGGCGAACGTCCGGTCTACCAGAAGAAACCGACCGTCAAAGCCCACTGGATCAGCAAGGACGGCGACGCCCAGGAGCAGGAGGTGGGCAAGGACGAGGTCGAGTTCCCCACCAACCGCATCCACTCCAACCCGATGGTGGACGTTTCCGTCCTAAAAAACGGCAACATCGGCACGCTGATGGACATTCAGACCAGCGCCGCCGACGCCATCCGCAAGGAGATGGACCGCCGCACCATCTCGGTGCTCTCCTCGGCCATCCCGGCGGCCAACACCATCGAGGTCACCGGCGACCTGCTCACCGAGGATGCACTGAACGAGGCCATCTCGATCATCGAGGATCTGGAGCTGTCGGTGAAGTACATCGTCATGCGCGGCCGCCGTTTCAACGACATGCGCGGCTGGAACCTCGATCCCCAGACCAAGCTCGAGCTGCGCCAGAAAGGTGTCATCAAAAACTACGGCACCGGCGGCATTCTGCTGACCGCCTCCATGCCGCTGGACGAGATCATCATCGTCCCGGATGAAGAGGTCGGGAAGATGCCGGTGCGCGAAAACCTGAAGACGGAGTCCATCGACCAGAAGACCCGGTTCAAAACCGGCTGGCTGGTGTGGTCCGAGATCGGTCAGGGCATTACCCGCCCCGACATCATGGCCAAGGTCAAACTGGTTCCGTAA